CAGTTGGGATAATGCGTCTCATTATAGAACTGCCATGCCTAAATGAAAACTGCAAGTCTCAAGCAAAGTATGCTTATAAAAACGTGGTATCACCAACAAACTTGTTCGATGGCATCCACTGTAACCCTGGGACATTGTACAGGTATGAACACAAAAGTTAAAAATTTGTAGCAATTATTTTGATTGGAATTATCTATCAATGAGGCATGGCGTAAATCGCCATGCCTCACAGATTTGATCAGGCGTTCAGAATATCGTCGAGGTGCAGTTCTTCGCGGATCTGTTTTACCCACTTGTCGACGCGCTCTGCGGTCAATTCTGGCTGACGGTCTTCGTCAATCGCCAGTCCGACAAAGTGATCGTCGTCCGCCAGGCCTTTAGAGGCTTCGAAATGATAGCCCGCCGTTGGCCAGTGGCCGACGATCGCGGCACCGCGTGGTTCAATGATGTCGCGAATAGTCCCCAGCGCATCACAGAAGTATTCCGCGTAGTCTTCCTGGTCGCCGCAGCCAAACAGGGCCACGAGCTTGCCGTTGAAATCGACTTCTTCCAGCGTCGGGAAGAAATCATCCCAGTCACACTGCGCTTCGCCGTAGTACCAGGTCGGAATGCCGAGCAGCAGAATATCGTAGCCTTCGAGATCTTCCTTGCTGCTCTTAGCAATGTCATGCACGTCGGCAACGTCTTTACCAAGCTGTTTTTGAATGTTTTTTGCGATGTTTTCGGTATTACCGGTATCGCTGCCGAAAAAAATGCCGATGATTGCCATGAGTGAAATAACCTCTTGAAACTTAATGGTATGGTGGCGCAATTTGTCCACGGATAAGGGCAATCATAGCAGAACAGGGAAGTCTGCGGAAACAGCTATCACGCGGGACTGCACTCTGTGCTACATGAAAAGGACTATTGGGTGGATTTTCGGACGATCACCTGGTGCTGCGCCATGCCTGAAGTTGTGCCATCAGCATCTCTTCAATCAGCTCACTGCGGCTGATCTCGCGCGCATCGGCCAGCTCCGTTAAGGCGTCGACAGCCTCCGCGTTGAGTTTTAGCTCGACGCGTTTAAGCCCACGACTCTTGTCGCGTTTCAGCTGATTGCGCTTATTGATGCGCAACTGTTCATCACGCGAAAGCGGATTGGTTTTTGGTCGTCCCGGTCGACGTTCAGTCGCGAACAGATCTAATGTCGTGCGGTCCGTTTGTTCTTTGGCCATGATTCAGAGACTTCGGGGGAAAACAAGCAGCCCTGCTATTGCCGGGGCGATGAGCGCGACATCATACATGACGTCAACCTGCACGCCAACGACTGGTAGCCTGCGGGCAATCAGTCGCTGGCTTTTTAATCAAATCGCGTTATCAGAGAGATAGCGGCGTATTGCTCGCAGCACCGCTTCTGGTTTTTCGGCGTGAACCCAGTGCCCGGCTCCGGCAATCACATGCGCACGCGCCTGTGGGAATTGCGCCAACAGGGCGTCGCGATACGCGTCGGTCACATACGGAGAATTGCCCCCGCGAATGAACAGGGTAGGGTGCGGCCAGGCCGGAACCTTCTTCCAGCCGACAATATTCGAATACTGGTCCCACAGCACCGGCACATTAAAACGCCATGCGCCATCGACGAATGATTTCAGCAGAAACTGCACCACGCCTTCTTCATCAAGATGCTCGCGCATTACCGCAGCGGCTTGCTGGCGAGTCGACACGCCAGCATCGGTCACGGCATTAATGGCGGCAAAAATTTCGTCGTGACGGCGCACGTCATAATCCACCGGCGCGACATCAATCACTACCAGCTGATCGATACGCTCAGGCGCCAGCGCCGTCAGCGCCATCACCGCTTTGCCACCCATCGAATGGCCAATCAGCGTCGCCTTTTCAATATTGTTCGCATCGAGCGTATCCAGCAGATCCTGCGCCATCACACTGTAGGTCATCTCCGGGCTGCGATCGGAAAGCCCGTGGTTGCGCATATCCACCTGCAGGATATCGTGGTCGGCCACCAGATCGCGCGCCAGCACGCCCAGGTTATCGAGACTGCCAAACAGGCCATGAACCAGTACGATGGGGGAATTATTGTTCGGCGATTGTGCAGATTGCGCTCGGCTATTCAATTTCATGGCAAAGTTCTTTTTTTACAGGTGTCAGGTTAGGGTATTATGTTGACCATTCTGCCGCCCGGCTGCAAGGTTCCAGTTTAATCTGACTTTTTGCCGCTGGCCGGGCTTGACCCTATTCGCGGTTGGGATTAGCCCTTATAATCCCAACGACTTGTATTCAGATAAGATATTGCACTGGATTAAGATGAAAACAATCGAAGTTGATGATGAGCTCTATCAGTATATTGCCAGCCACACGCGACATATTGGCGAGAGTGCGTCCGACATTTTACGGCGTATGCTGAAATTTTCCGCCGCCTCACAGCCTGCAACTCCGGTTTCTAAAGAGGTTCGTCAGCCAAATGCGGTTGCTGAAGTTAAAGCCGTCGCTCCGGTGAAAGATAAAGTGCGCGCGGTGCGTGAACTGCTGCTTTCCGATGAATACGCCGAGCAGAAAAAAGCGGTTAACCGCTTTATGCTGGTGCTGTCTACACTCTATTCACTGGATAACAAAGCGTTTGCTGAAGCCACCGATTCGCTTCATGGCCGTACCCGCGTCTACTTCGCGATCGACGAGCAGACGCTGATTGCAAACGGCAATCAAACCAAGCCTAAACATGTCCCTGGTACGCCGTACTGGGTGATCACCAATACCAATACCGGACGCAAATGCAGCATGGTCGAACACATCATGCAGTCGATGCAATTCCCGGCGGAATTGATTGAAAAGGTTTGCGGTACCATTTAACCCTTGCACAGGAAGGACCAGGCAATGGCAAATCACGATCGTGCGGGTCAGCCTGCACAACAAAGCGATTTGATTAACGTCGCTCAGCTTACCGCTCAGTACTATGTACTGAAGCCAGAAGTGGGTAACGCAGAACACGCAGTGAAGTTTGGGACGTCTGGCCACCGTGGCAGCGCGGCGCGCCACAGCTTTAACGAACCGCATATTCTGGCCATTGCCCAGGCCATCGCGGAAGAACGCGCCAAAAATGGTGTGACCGGTCCGTGCTATGTCGGCAAAGACACCCATGCGCTGTCCGAACCGGCATTCATTTCCGTGCTGGAAGTGCTGGCCGCGAACGGCGTTGACGTTATCGTGCAGGAAGACAACGGCTATACCCCAACGCCTGCGGTCTCGAATGCCATTCTGGTGCACAACAAAAAAGGCGGCGCGCAGGCTGACGGTATCGTCATCACCCCTTCGCACAACCCGCCGGACGACGGTGGTATCAAATACAATCCGCCAAACGGTGGCCCGGCTGATACCAATGTCACCAAAGTCGTCGAAGACCGCGCCAATGCGCTGTTGGCTGATGGTCTGAAAGGCGTAAAACGTATTTCTCTGGATGCCGCGATGGCTTCCGGTCATGTGAAAGAAGTGGATCTGGTTCAGCCGTTTATCGAAGGGCTGGCCGATATCGTTGATATCGCCGCGATTCAAAAAGCGGGCCTGAAGCTGGGCGTGGACCCGCTCGGCGGCTCCGGTATCGAATACTGGAAGAGCATTGCCGAATTCTACAAGCTGGATCTGACCATCGTTAACGATCAGGTTGATCAGACCTTCCGCTTTATGCACCTCGATAAAGACGGCGCTATCCGTATGGACTGCTCCTCCGAGTGTGCGATGGCCGGTCTGCTGGCCCTGCGTGACAAGTTCGATCTGGCGTTTGCTAACGACCCCGACTACGACCGTCACGGTATCGTCACCCCTGCGGGCCTGATGAATCCGAACCACTACCTGGCCGTTGCGATCAACTATCTGTTCCAGCATCGTCCACAGTGGGGCAAAGAGGTGGCCGTCGGTAAAACGCTGGTCTCTTCCGCGATGATTGACCGCGTGGTGAACGATCTGGGCCGTAAACTGGTAGAAGTGCCGGTGGGCTTCAAATGGTTCGTTGATGGTTTGCACGATGGCAGCTTTGGCTTTGGCGGCGAAGAGAGCGCGGGCGCGTCATTCCTGCGTTTCGACGGTACGCCGTGGTCCACGGATAAAGACGGCATCATCATGTGCCTGCTGGCAGCGGAAATTACCGCGGTCACCGGTAAGAACCCGCAGGAGCACTACAACGAGCTGGCCGCTCGCTTTGGTGCGCCGAGCTACAACCGTATTCAGGCCAGTGCAACTTCTGCGCAGAAAGCTGCGCTGTCTAAGCTTTCTCCAGAGATGGTGAGCGCGGATACGCTGGCGGGTGACCCGATCACCGCGCGTCTGACGGCGGCACCGGGTAACGGCGCGTCTATCGGTGGCCTGAAAGTGATGACGGCGAACGGCTGGTTTGCTGCGCGTCCTTCCGGTACGGAAGATGCGTACAAAATTTACTGCGAAAGCTTCCTCGGCGACGAACACCGTAAGCTGATTGAGAAAGAAGCGGTAGAGATTGTGAGTGAAGTGCTGAAGAACGCATAACTCTGCGGTCTGTTTGCCGGGTGGCGGCTCCGCCTTACCCGGCCTACAAAACTGCTCTGCGGTCTGATGCCCTCACCCCAACCCTCTCCCACAGGGAGAGGGAGAAAACACTAAAAACGGTAACCTTCGGGTTGCCGTTTTGCTTTTACCTCGTAGGCCCGGTAAGCGTCAGCGCCACCGGGCTTTTTTATACCGGGCGCACTGCATTTGCCCGGTGTGATATTTTTTAACTGTGCTTATTCTTCAACTCAAACCGTGGTGACACCAGGCCATAAAGCGTCCAGCCCATAAACGTCACCATCGCGCCGTACAGCATCGCTTCCTGACCGGACGAATAGAGTGCGTAGAAACTGTAAATCGCCCCGACCAACGCCACGAAATTGGCGATTTTGGCTTTGCGTGGATCGACATTCGCCATTTTCTGAATGATCACCAGCGCCGCCATCGACAGAATGTACGGAATGATATTCGTCACTACCGCCAGGTTAACCAGCACGTTGAACTGGCTGTTGAGCGACGGACTAATGGTCATCAGCGACAAACCGCTCTGGAAAATCACAATCGCTAACATGCCCTGAACCGGCGCATCTGCTTTGCTGACGCGGGAGAAGATTTTTGGGAAATAACCGGAGTCAGCGGACGATTTAAACACCTGCGCAATGGTGAACTGCCAGCCGAGCAGCGAACCGCAGCAGGACATCACCATCAGGCCCATGATCACTTTCCCGACTTCCGGGGTGAACATCTGCGCAAACGCCAGGCCAAACGGTGCGGTGGAGTTCGCCAGATCCATGTTTGGCACGATCCCGGCAATCACGTTAGTGGAGATGATATAAATTACCGCTGCGCCCAACGTCCCGCCCAGCACCGCGATCGGTACATTGCGTTCTGGATTCTCCACGACTTCAGCGTTGGCACACGCCGATTCCAGCCCCAGGAACGCCCACAGCGTCATGGCGATAGACGACCCGACCGCCGTAAAGAACGGCACGTGATGTGGGTTCCAGGAGTTTGCGTACAGCGTAGGGCTAAACCAGAACCAGCCGATAATGCACAGACCCACCACCGGGATGATCACGCCCCAGACGGTGACGCTGCTGATCTGCCCGGTAATGCGTGCGCCGCCAAAGTTAGCCACGGTACACAGCCACAGCACGCCGATGGTCGCCAGTCCAATCTGCACCGGCGTCAGTGCGACGCCGAAGAGTTCCGTCCCGTAACCGACCGCCGATATAGCAATCGCCACGTTGGCAATCAGCAGTGACACACCGTAAGTGTAGTTGGCCATAAAGTTGCCCGACTTACCGAAGGCATACTCCGCGTAACCGCCCATCCCGCCGGACTTGCGGCTGAACATCCCGCATTTGGCAAAGGCCCACGCCAGCGCCATCGAGCCGACGGCTGTCACCAGCCAGGAGATAATGGAGATCGTCCCGACCTCCGCCAGTTTGGTCGGCAGCATGATGATGCCGGAGCCCATCATATTCACCATCGTCAATACGGTGAGCTGCACCACACCCATCTTGTTGGATTTCTTACTCATAGTTTTTCCCCTTTCAGCAGCGTGGGCTGTGCGGTTGGCTGCTTAATGACATAACAGCGGACCTGTTTATGACCATCACACTCTTCGACGTAAACGCCCTGTAGCTCAGGCGCAAAGCCCGGCAGAAGGTTGATCCCTTCTTCCAGCGCGGTGAAGTAATGCAGCACTGAATCGCCCCACACTTCGCCAGGGACCACGCACAGCACGCCCGGTGGGTAAGGGAGCGCCCCTTCAGCCGCAATACGACCTTCGGCATCACGCAGGGAAACCAGCTCCACTTCGCCGCGCAGATAGGCGTAATTCGCCTCCTGTGGATTCATCTTCACTGGCGGGAAATGCGCCTTGCGGAACATCTCTTTTTGCAGCTGTTTCACGTTGTGGCGGGCGTAGAGATCGTGCATCTCCTGGCAAATCTGGCGCAGGGAATAACCGGCGTAACGTTCAGGATGCTGTTTGTAGAGTGACGGCAATACTTCTTTGAGCGGCGCGTCGGTTTCCAGCAATTTCTCGAAACGCACCAGTTGGGCAATCAGCTGCTGCAACTTACCCATATCCTCAGCAGGGGTCAGCAGGAACAAGATTGAGTTGAGGTCGCATTTCTCCGGCACTACGCCGTTTTCACGCAGGAAGTTGGCGAGGATTGTGGCCGGTACGCCGAAATCTTCATACTCACCGGTACGTGCGTTGATGCCCGGCGTGGTCAGCAGCAATTTGCACGGATCGATAAAATACTGATGCTCAGCGTAGCCTTCAAACGCATGCCAGTTTTCTCCCGGTACAAAGTGGAAGAAGCGCAGGTCAGAGGAAATCTCCGCCGTCGGCCAGCTTTCCCACGGTTTTCCGTCGACCATATCTGGCACAAACGGGCGGATAAACTGACAGTTTTGCAGGATCAATTTGCGGGCTTCGATGCCATTCACCACGCAGTCCATCCACATGTTGCGTCCGCTTTGGCCTTCGTGCATCCGGGCGTTGATGTCCAGAGCGGCAAACAACGGATAAAACGGGCTGGTGGAGGCGTGCATCATAAAGGCATTGTTCAGGCGTTTGTGCGGAACGTAGCGCTGCTGGCCTTTGATGTGGCTGTCTTTCTTGTGAATTTGCGAAGTCTGAGAGAACCCGGCCTGCTGTTTATGCACCGACTGGGTAACCAGGATCCCCGGATCGTTCTCGTTCAGTTCCAGCAGCAGCGGGGAACAATCCGCCATCATCGGAATAAATTGCTCGTAGCCGACCCACGCGGAGTCAAACAGAATGTAGTCACACAGATGACCAATTTTATCGACAACCTGACGAGCGTTATAGATGGTGCCGTCATAAGTGCCAAGCTGGATCACCGCCAGGCGGAACGGGCGCTGATCGCGGGTGCGGCCCGGTGCCACTTCAGCCACCAGTTCACGCAGATAGTTCTCTTCGAAGCAATGCGCATCTATCCCGCCGATAAAGCCGTACGGGTTGCGCGCGGTTTCCAGATAAACCGGCGTGGCTCCCGCCTGCAACAGTGCGCCGTGGTGATTGGATTTGTGGTTGTTGCGGTCGAACAGCACCAGGTCGCCTGGCGTCAACAGGGCATTCAGCACCACTTTATTGGACGATGATGTTCCGTTCAGCACGAAGTAGGTTTTGTCGGCGTTAAACACTTTGGCCGCATGTTTTTGTGCCGTGCACGGCGCACCTTCGTGAATGAGCAGATCGCCCATTGCCACGTCGGCATTACACAGGTCAGAGCGGAACAGCGTCTCACCGAAGAAATCAACGAATTGATTCCCGGCCGGGTGACGGCGGAAGAACTGGCCCCCCTGATGCCCTGGGCAGTCAAAGGCGCTATTGCCTTGTTTAACGTAATCGACCAGCGCACGGAAGAACGGCGGGCGCAGCTGGGTTTCATACTTCAGGGCAGCCGCTTCAAGCTGACGCCCGTAGAAATCGTTGCTGGTGTCGTTGCACTCAAAAACACCCTGAATGCGCGGTAAATATTCTGCTGGGACAATCTCTTCTTTGTGAGTGGCGATAAATACCGGAATCTCAAATCCGGTGGCTTCTATTTCTTCTATGGTGCCATTAAATATATCGCCAACGGCCAGAACAACGGCTGCAACATCAATATAATCCGTCGCTGTGACATCAGTCATTTCACGTGTGGTTGTAAAGCAGTCCGGGCAAGCGCGGCTGGCCGCGATTTTTAACATCTTCATAATTATCTCTTTATTTTAGGCAATATTTGTCCTTCGACTTCGTATAAAAATGAAATCGAAATATTCCGGAAAAAAAAGCAAAGAGGGGCCGCTGATAAAAAATCAGTTAATTGCTTTTAGATGAAATAAATCCACGCCGTCCGGTGACGGAAAAAAGCGGATTTAAGGGGAAGGAGCGCAGCGCCCACAGGCAAGTGCCTGTAAGTCAGGAGTTTTCAGGATAACCTGTAAGCAGACGCGCCCTGGGTCGAAGGACTACCGGGCGTTGAAGAAATGAAAATCAAAGCTATTGCGGTGGGCGAACATCATAATATGTGTTGTCCGCCTAATATGAGGCATTAAACGATTGTTGTTTTCCATGAGTACATTTCCTTTCAGTAATTGAAAGCAAGGCCATTTTATCCATGAAAAGGCAGCAAACCGTGAAGAAGATCACCAATAACCGATCATATCAGAAATAAATATTCGTTTTGCGTGAATAGAGCAGCGTATAACGCTGGTTTGTATTAATAATGTTAATACAATGTATTTCTGATGTGTTTGATTATTTTAAGGGGAGCATATATATGCGTCCACTTAATAATTAAATACGTAACATTAAGTTGTATTAATTGAATTGAGTTAATTCTGAATAAATATTCAAAGCATGAACCGATAACCGATACCGGTTTCAGTTAATAAATGGCGGGGGCGTGCGGGGTCCATCTCCAGCTTCTGACGAAGGTGGCCCATATATATGCGTAAATAGTGACTATGCTCGACGGCGTTCGGTCCCCAAACCTGGTTCAACAGCTGGCGTTGGGTCAGGACTTTGCCGTGATTGTTGAGGAGCACCGCCAGCAGGCGAAACTCAATTGGGGTGAGATGGATCTCTTCTGCGCCGCGCAGGATGCGACGTGCAGGCAGATCGACCTGAATATCCGAAAAGGTATACACCGGGTCGGAAGGCGTGGTCGCACTGTGGCGGCGCAATGCTACGCGCAGTCGCGCCTGAAGTTCGCCAATACCAAACGGCTTACTGAGATAGTCGTCGGCCCCGGCGTCAAGCGCTGCAATTTTGTCCGTCTCTTCGGCGCGCGCCGAGAGCACAATGATCGGCATCTGGCTCCACTGGCGCACTTCGCGGATAAAATCGAGGCCGTCACCGTCGGGCAGGCCGAGATCAAGGATAACCAGATCGGGTTTGCGGGTGGCGGCTTCGATAAGCCCCCGCTGTAATGTCCCGGCGTCATACACGCGCAAGCCGTCGCCTTCCAGCGCAGCGCGCACGAAACGACTAATAGCGAGTTCATCTTCGACAATCAGGACGTTAATCACAAATCCTCTGGTAATTCATCAAGTTCTGGTGGGACATCTAGCGGAAGTGTAACACAAAAACAGGCCCCGCCTTCCGGGCGGTTATGGGCGGTAATCGTCCCGCCGTGAACGTCAACAATCGCCTGGCAAATTGCCAGCCCCAGCCCGACGCCGGGTATCGCCGACTCTTTATTCCCGCGTGCAAACTTCTCAAATATAGCGGCTTCCTGACCCGCCGGAATTCCTGGCCCGTCGTCCCACACTTCGAGGCGGAGTGCCTGATGGTAGACGCCCGCATTGAGGCCAATTTCCGCTTTTGCACCGGCGTATTTCGCTGCGTTCTCCAGCAAGTTGATCAGCACCCGTTCAAACAGCGGCCCGTCGACGTGGATCAGCGTCAGCGGTTCTGGCATATCGAGGGTAATATGCCGCCCGCCCAGGCCCGGCTCCAGCATTTTCAACGCACTGCCGACCACCTCTTCCAGCGTCAGCCACTCTTTTTTCAGGTTAAATCCGCCGGACTGAATGCGCGCCATGTCGAGCAAATTATTGACCAGCCGGGTGGTGTTCAGCACGTGCTGGCGGATTTCGCTGGCCTGCAGTGCGTGCGGGGAATTTTCCGCCGCCAGATCCAGCGTCAGGATCTCCGACTGACCAAATAGCACGGTGAGCGGAGTGCGCAGATCGTGCGACAGCGCCGCCAGCAGAGAGTTACGAATGCTCTCGCGCTCGCTCGCCAGCCGCGCCTGTTCTTCGCTGGTGGTCAACGCCAGACGCTCCAGGGCGCTGGCGACCAGCAGGGTAAAGGTCTCCAGCAGACGCTGCTGTTCCGGGATCATCAACTGGCGTAAATTCGACGGCTCAACAATCACCAGCCCGAGCGTTTTGTCGGCGCTGCGCAGGGGCAAAATCAGATACGGTACACCGGGCAGGGTGTCCGTGCCGGCTCCCGCAGGCAGACCTTTATCAAAACTCCAGCGAGCAATGGCTTCATCCCAGGGGGTCATGCCAGTGGCGGAGGTCAGCGGGCGTAATTTTCCGTGCTCGTCCGGAAGCAAAATCAGGCTGCTGGCCTGGAAGGTGGAACGAATAAACTGCTCGCTAGTCTGGACGATATCCAGCGGCGTGCGCCCGACCGCCAGTGATTTCGACATCTCATACAAGTGTCGCGTACGCTGTTCGCGGTAGCGGGCGATACGCGCCTGATAGCGCACGCCGGCGGTGAGATTACCGATCACCAGCCCGACGGTGAGCATCACCGCGAAGGTCAAAATGTACTGCACATCCGACACGGCGAGGGTCCCGCGCGGGGCGATAAAGAAGAGGTCAAAGCTGGCGACGTTAATCACCGTGGCGAGTACCGACGGCCAACGCCCGTACAGCAATGCCACTACCACTACGCCGAGCAGATAGATCATCACCAGGTTGGCGGCGTCAAAGGCAATCAGCCACTGGCTGGCGACAATGGTAATTAAAGCGCACAGCACCGTCGCCACCAGACAGCCTCTGAGCTGGATGCGCCATTTGTCACCAAAGGTGCGCGCATCAGGGGTGCGACCGGGCAGGGGAGCGGGTTTTTCATCAAGCGCGACAATCACCAGATCCAGATCCGGCGCGCGTTTTGCCAGTTTATCGGCAAAGGATTCGCGGCTGAACCAGCGGCGGTTCTGGCGGCGACCAATGACGATTTTGCCGAGATTGTGCTCGCGGGCGTAGCGTAGAATGGCTTTATCTTCTGCCGGATCGGACAGAGTGGCGGTTTCCGCACCCAACTCCTGCGCCAGACGCAGGGCGCTAAGGATCGCGCGCCGCTGATTCTCAGGCAGGGCGTGCAGGTGCGGCGTCTCAACATAAACTGCATGCCAGGCGCTGCCAAATTTAGCCGCCAGCCGGGCGGCAGTGCGTACCAGTTTCTCATTGCCGCTGTTATGCCCAATGCACAACAAAACAGCGTCGCGGGTGTGCCAGACCCGATCCTGCCCCTGTCGATCTCGCCAGGCGCGCATCTGATCGTCCACCCGGTCGGCGGTGCGCCGCAGTGCCAGTTCGCGCAGGGCAATCAGGTTCCCTTTGCGGAAAAAATGTTCGATGGCACGTTCGGCCTGCCCGGCGATATAAACTTTGCCTTCGTGCAGACGCTGGCGCAGATCGTCCGGGGGCAGGTCGACCAGCACCACTTCATCGGCGGAATCAAAAAAGGGATCGGGGACGGTTTCGCGTACCTGGATGCCAGTGACGCCGCTGACCACATCATTCAGGCTTTCCAGATGTTGCACGTTAACGGTGGTAAAGACGTCGATACCCGCTTCCAGCAGCTCTTCAACATCCTGCCAGCGCTTGGGGTGACGAGAGCCTGGCGCATTGCTGTGCGCCAGTTCGTCCATCAGAATCAGGGCGGGGCGGCGGGCAAGGGCGGCGTCGAGATCAAACTCGGTGACCAGACGGCTGCGATGGTTGATGCGCCGAGCGGGCTGTGTCGCCAGCCCCTCCAGCAGCGCCGCTGTCTCCTTGCGTCCGTGGGTTTCCACCACGCCAATCAGAATATCCAGCCCCTGGGCCCGTAAACGCTGCGCTTCTGTCAGCATGGCGTAGGTTTTCCCGACGCCCGCACAGGCACCGAAAAACACTTTTAATTTGCCGCGATGCGCTTCAGCGGTCTGTTCAAGCAGCCTGTCCGGATTCGGACGCAGGGGCTCGTCGGTCATTTAGTTTTTCCTTAACGCGTCCAGCGACATATTCAGCTCAACAATGTTTACGACCGGCATGCCAAGAAAGCTGACCAGCGGTTTTTGCGTGTGTTCGGCCACCAGTTTTGTGACCTGTTCGGTGGTTAGCCCGCGTGCGGCAGCGACGCGTGGAATTTGCCACGCCACGGCGGCAGGTGTCAGGCTGTAATCCAGTCCGCTGGCGGATGCGGTAACCAGCTCAACCGGCACGCTTGCGCTTGCCTGCGGATTGGCGGCGCGCAGGGCGCTAACGCGCTCGCTCACGGCTTTATCCAGCTCCGGGTTACTCCCGGCCAGGTTGCTGCCGCCCGAAGCCATTGGATTATACGGGCTTTCTGCGGTGGCGGAAGGACGTCCCTGGAAGTAGCCCGCGTCGGTAAAGTTCTGCCCAATCAGGCGCGAACCACGGTTCTCACCGTTTTGCAGTATCAGCGAGCCGTTTGCCTGATCCTTAAACCACCACTGGCCCAGCGCGGTGGTCAACAGCGGATACAGCCCGCCGGTGACAAGAGACAGCAGAATAAACAGAAGTATAGCGGGACGTAACATAGTCATTTGATTTCTCTCTTAAACCAGCCCGAACGCGGTCAGTAACAGGTCGATAATTTTGATCCCGATAAACGGCACCACTAATCCGCCAAGACCGTAAATCCACAGGTTGCGGCGCAACATGGCGGCGGCGGTCAGCGGTTTATAGCTCACCCCTTTCAGCGCCAGTGGGATCAGGAAGACAATAATCAGGGCGTTAAAAATGACGGCGCTGAGAATTGCCGAGGCCGGGGAGTGCAGGTGCATTACGTTCAGGGCGTTCAACTGCGGATAGGTCGCCGCAAACGCCGCCGGGATAATGGCGAAGTATTTCGCCACATCGTTGGCGATACTGAAGGTGGTGAGTGACCCACGCGTCATCAGCATCTGTTTCCCGATGTGGACCACTTCGATCAGCTTGGTCGGGTTAGAATCCAAATCGACCATGTTGCCTGCTTCTTTCGCGGCCTGAGTCCCGGAGTTCATCGCCACCGCCACATCGGCCTGAGCCAGCGCCGGAGCGTCGTTAGTGCCGTCGCCGGTCATCGCCACCAGACGGCCTTCCGCCTGGTACTGACGGATCAGCGCCAGTTTTGCTTCCGGCGTCGCTTCAGAGAGGAAATCATCCACCCCCGCTTCGGCGGCAATCGCGGCGGCGGTCAGGGAGTTATCCCCGGTGATCATCACCGTTTTGATCCCCATTTTGCGCAGCTGAGCAAAGCGTTCTTTAATGCCGCCTTTGACGATATCTTTCAGGGCAATCACCCCGAGAACATTGGCGCCTTCAGCCACCACCAGCGGCGTAGCACCCTGACGTGCCACGCTTTCGACCAGCTGATCAACCTGCGGCGGGAAGTGGCCATTGTTTGCCTCGATGTGGCGACGAATGGCATCCACCGAGCCTTTACGGATCATGCGGTCCTGGATGTTAATCC
Above is a window of Lelliottia jeotgali DNA encoding:
- a CDS encoding Osmosensitive K+ channel histidine kinase KdpD, translating into MTDEPLRPNPDRLLEQTAEAHRGKLKVFFGACAGVGKTYAMLTEAQRLRAQGLDILIGVVETHGRKETAALLEGLATQPARRINHRSRLVTEFDLDAALARRPALILMDELAHSNAPGSRHPKRWQDVEELLEAGIDVFTTVNVQHLESLNDVVSGVTGIQVRETVPDPFFDSADEVVLVDLPPDDLRQRLHEGKVYIAGQAERAIEHFFRKGNLIALRELALRRTADRVDDQMRAWRDRQGQDRVWHTRDAVLLCIGHNSGNEKLVRTAARLAAKFGSAWHAVYVETPHLHALPENQRRAILSALRLAQELGAETATLSDPAEDKAILRYAREHNLGKIVIGRRQNRRWFSRESFADKLAKRAPDLDLVIVALDEKPAPLPGRTPDARTFGDKWRIQLRGCLVATVLCALITIVASQWLIAFDAANLVMIYLLGVVVVALLYGRWPSVLATVINVASFDLFFIAPRGTLAVSDVQYILTFAVMLTVGLVIGNLTAGVRYQARIARYREQRTRHLYEMSKSLAVGRTPLDIVQTSEQFIRSTFQASSLILLPDEHGKLRPLTSATGMTPWDEAIARWSFDKGLPAGAGTDTLPGVPYLILPLRSADKTLGLVIVEPSNLRQLMIPEQQRLLETFTLLVASALERLALTTSEEQARLASERESIRNSLLAALSHDLRTPLTVLFGQSEILTLDLAAENSPHALQASEIRQHVLNTTRLVNNLLDMARIQSGGFNLKKEWLTLEEVVGSALKMLEPGLGGRHITLDMPEPLTLIHVDGPLFERVLINLLENAAKYAGAKAEIGLNAGVYHQALRLEVWDDGPGIPAGQEAAIFEKFARGNKESAIPGVGLGLAICQAIVDVHGGTITAHNRPEGGACFCVTLPLDVPPELDELPEDL
- a CDS encoding Potassium-transporting ATPase C chain, which codes for MTMLRPAILLFILLSLVTGGLYPLLTTALGQWWFKDQANGSLILQNGENRGSRLIGQNFTDAGYFQGRPSATAESPYNPMASGGSNLAGSNPELDKAVSERVSALRAANPQASASVPVELVTASASGLDYSLTPAAVAWQIPRVAAARGLTTEQVTKLVAEHTQKPLVSFLGMPVVNIVELNMSLDALRKN
- a CDS encoding Ornithine decarboxylase, with amino-acid sequence MKMLKIAASRACPDCFTTTREMTDVTATDYIDVAAVVLAVGDIFNGTIEEIEATGFEIPVFIATHKEEIVPAEYLPRIQGVFECNDTSNDFYGRQLEAAALKYETQLRPPFFRALVDYVKQGNSAFDCPGHQGGQFFRRHPAGNQFVDFFGETLFRSDLCNADVAMGDLLIHEGAPCTAQKHAAKVFNADKTYFVLNGTSSSNKVVLNALLTPGDLVLFDRNNHKSNHHGALLQAGATPVYLETARNPYGFIGGIDAHCFEENYLRELVAEVAPGRTRDQRPFRLAVIQLGTYDGTIYNARQVVDKIGHLCDYILFDSAWVGYEQFIPMMADCSPLLLELNENDPGILVTQSVHKQQAGFSQTSQIHKKDSHIKGQQRYVPHKRLNNAFMMHASTSPFYPLFAALDINARMHEGQSGRNMWMDCVVNGIEARKLILQNCQFIRPFVPDMVDGKPWESWPTAEISSDLRFFHFVPGENWHAFEGYAEHQYFIDPCKLLLTTPGINARTGEYEDFGVPATILANFLRENGVVPEKCDLNSILFLLTPAEDMGKLQQLIAQLVRFEKLLETDAPLKEVLPSLYKQHPERYAGYSLRQICQEMHDLYARHNVKQLQKEMFRKAHFPPVKMNPQEANYAYLRGEVELVSLRDAEGRIAAEGALPYPPGVLCVVPGEVWGDSVLHYFTALEEGINLLPGFAPELQGVYVEECDGHKQVRCYVIKQPTAQPTLLKGEKL
- a CDS encoding sensor histidine kinase, which encodes MYDAGTLQRGLIEAATRKPDLVILDLGLPDGDGLDFIREVRQWSQMPIIVLSARAEETDKIAALDAGADDYLSKPFGIGELQARLRVALRRHSATTPSDPVYTFSDIQVDLPARRILRGAEEIHLTPIEFRLLAVLLNNHGKVLTQRQLLNQVWGPNAVEHSHYLRIYMGHLRQKLEMDPARPRHLLTETGIGYRFML